The genomic stretch TATTCTagaagtgtgtgtgcatgtatgcggTTTAGTGTTTACAGATCTGGGGTTGCGGAGGGGAGTTTCCAGAGCAACGGAAGTAGCTGCTTGTCAGTCAGggttcattttgaaaatgaaagccTGAAAGCTTGGGGCCCgctctgggcctgggcctggtctCCGAGGAGCCGGCAAAAGCCAGGAGTTGGCTTTGGTTAGTCAGCTCAGTGAAGCAACCACTTGATCaccttttgcctttttcttttacgAATTGACCAAGTCTATGAGCTGCTTTTGGTGTCCTGCAGATTCAGTCTGAGGCAGGGATGTGGGAGTGGGCATCGAGTTTCTGGCCGAAGACACCTCCCCCAACACGTACACACACAATTACATTTCCCCAGGCTGCCAGACCAGAACGAGGTAACCTATTTCTCACACACCTACTAGGTACACAAGGGTAGTATGACTAGTCATCAAAGAGTTTAGTTTAATTGGCATATGTCAGAGTAAAGGGAGAGAAATACAACACAAGGCTGTCTGTTCTGGGTGCCAGAGGAGTAGTACAAACAGATGGTTGGGGGAACGAGGGATCACTCTGGGCTGGGGTAATTGGAGGAGGCTGACTGGAGAAGGTGGCAACTGAGGCCAACCTTGAAGGACAGGGGGAAGCACTTCACCAAATAGAAGCTATGAGGGAGGACATTCTCGGTAGAGGAGGGCAAGTTCAAGATATGCTCAGGTTAGAACAAGTCCATCCGTTTGGCTGGAATTTGGGATTTGTGTGAATGATTTGCTGTTAGTAAGCTTGGTTTGAAGGCCAGATCCTCTTCGCCAGAACAAAGGCTGCAGTGTCACACAGACTTGCTCTGCCACTTCCTTcggggtgaccttgggcaaatggcCTAATCTCTTTGCAAAGCGAGGACAGTAACAATACTTAGCCCTTGAGATCCTTGGGCGGGTGATAGAATGAACatatataaagcatttagcagAGTGGCACATAAAAAGTATTCCAAAAAATGGATTACAAATGCATAGGCTGTCATGAAGGAAAGCTCCAGCTCTTTAGGGCTGACCCCAAATATTTGAGGGCAAAGGTGGAAAAGCCTCTGATACCTTCCATCACTGTGGGACCCAGTAGAGTGGGCTGGCTTGGCCTGAGTCCCCATTCCCTCTGGCCTAGACTGTTGGAACAGTCTCCTGgctttctgcctctgcctctcccatAATCATCTTCCTAAAGACCACCTTAATCATGGCTGTATTCCTCTCTGGCTCAAGAACCTTCTATGGCTCCCCACTGCTCATGACTGAACTCCCTAAcatggggccggggtggggggcggggaggcaagaactaccatttattgagagaAGAGCCAAGAGGATGCTAATGTTAGGACTAAAAAGGTAAAATACCCTCCTCTTTTAAAAGCCTTGAAACTCGGAATTCGCGGAAATCAGCAGGTCCCTCGGGGGGAGAGCGGGATGCATCTCTGAAGAGGGTAAGGCGTTCGTGGCCGATGACTCAGATTCACCAGTACCTGCTTCTTCAAGCCAAGCTGGGAAAGGTTAAAGAGAAGAGGGCGGAGAGAGGAGTAGGGAGCCTCGGGGAAGCAGGGGAGTAGCCCTTCTCAGTTCCCTGGAAGGGCTTTTACGCCTGGACACTTTCTCGAATTTCTCTGTAGGAATCCCGGGCAGCTCCGGCGCTGAGGGAAGGGTCAAGGCCACACAAAGGGCAGTGCACGCGAACCCGAGTCACATGGGGCAGCCAAGCCGCCTCCGTGAATGCGAGGCGCGGGACAAAGACGGCTCGGGGACAAAGTGCAGGGAGACTCCTGAGGAGATAAGAGGGAAGGGCGAAGGAAGGGGCGGAGAGCGACCGCCCCGGAGCTCTAAGGACCGCGCTGCCGGAGGCCTTGGCTGGAAGCCGAACTCAGCCCGCCGCGGAGGGGGCTCCCTAGAGCCTCTTCACCCAGCAACTGCGGGGATGCTGAGAACCCGGCTGCTGGGGCAGCTGGGCTGCTCCCGTTGGCGCTCGGGGCTAGCGCGCAGCCCGCCCCCGCGTCCGCCCCACAGTTGCCCACGCCGTGCGGGAGGCGGGGCCGCCCAGCTCACCTGGCCGTTTGGGGCGGGGCCGCCCGCGACCCGGGGAAGCGGAGGTGGCGGCGGTACCCGGGGTGCAGGAAAGGGGCTCTACCCGGGGGCATGGCCGGagctcccacccctccaggcccccCCACCGCCCGTGCCGGGGGCCCTCCCTCGGCTCGCTCgcgctctccctccctcttctcccctccttcgCTCCCTCCCTCCGAGCCCAATTGCTCAAGCCGCTTCCTTCCCCAACGCCAGCGCCAGTTCCTCTCTTGGTGGGGCCCGGGAAGGGCAGCAAACGCTAGACACTGGAACAGCCGCGGCGGCAGGACCATGGCCGAACCCCGAGGGGCCGCGAAGCCGGCACCCAAGGCCTCCTTCGCACCGACCGAGCTCAGCCTGCGGAGCGCCCCGCAGCCCCGCCCCTCGAGAGTGGACACCGTCAGCCTGGGCAGGTACCGGGGCAACGCCACCGCCTCCCGGGAGCCCCCCTTCCACGGCTCGGTGATGCCCTCGGGAACAGTCTCGGGGCGCCGGCGGGGAGCGCTGCGGGAGCTGCTGGGGCTGCAGGGGGCGGCTCCTGCCGGGTGGCTGTCGGAGGAGCGCCCCGAGGAGCAGTCCCCGGGCGGGCCGAACGCACCGAGCGGTAGCAGGCTATGCCTGGAGCCCAGGGAGCACGCGTGGATACTGGCGGCCGCTGAGGGCCGCTTTGAGGCGCTGCAGGAGCTGCTGGAGGTCGAGCCGGGGCTGCTCCTGCGGGGCGACCCGATCACGGGCTACACGGTGCTGCACTGGCTGGCCAAGCACGGGCGCCACGAGGAACTCATCCTGGTGCACGACTTCGCCCAGCGCAGGGGGCTGCGGCTCGACGTGAGCGCCCCGGGTAGCGGCGGCCTCACGCCCCTCCACCTGGCGGCCCTGCAGGGTCACGATATGGTCGTCAAGGTGCTGGTGGGCGCCTTGGGGGCAGACCCCACGCGCCGCGACCACAGCGGCCACCGGGCCTGTCACTACCTGCGGCCcgacgcgccctggagcctgcgggAGCTGTCGGGGGCCGAGGACTGGGAGACGGCGGGCGGCAGCGAGCGTAACAACGCCAACAACaacagcagcggcggcggcgccgCGTGTACGCCGAGACGCGCCCCCAGCGCAGTGGGCGCGCCGGTCGTGGAGACAACGGCTAGAGCGGCGGCGGCGCCCGCCAAGGGGAAGGACTCCGTGGGCAGACGGGTGGCGCAAATTCAAGGCCTTCTCCGCCATATGTTCCCCTTCTTCCAGGACCGTTGAAGGAGACGGAGACTGGAGAGCGTGGAGGGACCAAGACGCTGCGGCGGGGCCGTGGTCCCGGGTGGTCCCTGGCGGTCCCGGGTGGTCCCTGGAGGTCCCGGGTCCCACCAAAGGGGCGGCGCCTCGGACGCAGCCCGGGCCGCAGCCGTGGGCGCTGGTCCTGCAGGGAGCAGATCACCTCGGGGTCCGTCTCAGGCACCTGTCTCGGGAGCACAGACACCGGCCAGGAGACGCGGGGACCAGGGCACGCCTAACCGAGGGAGACCAAGGACCAAGCCTTCCTGGCGCCGAATCCCCCAGCTACAGGATTGAGTTAGGAGCAGAAGCGTGGTCCTGCTTGGGAGAGGGAAAGTTAGCTTCCAGTAGACATTTCTGGGCAGGTGGAAGCTCTGGGTTTATTAGGAAACATTTGCTAGAAGAATGAGTTAAGATTGTAAACCACTGACGCAGAGGAAGCGCCCAACTGCAGGCCTGACTCGGCTGTTAACGGGTCACTTTGTGAGGGCAGGCTCAGCCCCTGTCAACCTGCTCCTGAGACAACCAGGCCTTACCCATACGGTTTAGTTTCTAATGTATCACGAATGACTTCTTAAGCATATTAAAGTGGCATATGTTTTCCTTTCACATTACAAAGCTGTCCtttgaatgactttttttttttccatcaaccACCTCTTCCCTGTGTTTGCAGGGAAGAGGTCACCAACCCACGGCTGCGAGCTAGTGATCCGGAACAGTCTCTGGATGTCATTTGCACAGCAAGTGGCCACGGTGTGCACCAAAGGAGCTACTTTCCCCTTGGCTCTGAGTAGAGACACACAGTTTACCTGTCTCCTGGGCTCTTTAGCATCTAGGTCTGGCCTCTTGCACAAGTCCCATCCCAGAGGAGTTGTCtgcagggagcagaggggaggtaaaaggaaaaagcctccaaatatgtatttctaataTTTCCTGGTGAGTCATGTAATTTACCTTGACTTCTGCCCTCCAATGAGACACACCCCCTGGCACTTTTTTCCAAGATAGGGCTTTAATCATCAGCATTGTGGGTTTCTTTTAGTTACATTTACAGGTGGGTTGATTTGAGCtgaaaggagggagaagaagtTGGTGGCTGGAAATCCATGCTGCTTTCGAGAACAGCGTATTTTCAAAATAGCACTGTATCCCTGGAGGGTTGGGTAGCCCTTGCAATggactgctgtgtccccagccctCCCATCCCAGTCCTCTAAGGCCAGGGAGGAACTGAGTCACAATAAAACACAGCCCAGAGACACCACCCTGAGCCCATCTGTCCAGGTTTCCATCTCTGCCTGGCGGGCCTGTTTGCCCCCTCTGTGTTCAAAACGTTCCCACCTGCCCTTAATAATGCATTAGATTCTTCCCATCCATGAAATGATCCAAATCTTTCCTATTGATTCTCAGCCTGTCCCGTGTCTCTAGGAACTATACCTTAAACATATTTACAGCGTAATGtagcatttcctttttcttcttctaaatgaACTTCTTTGGGAATTCCCCCACCATCCAGTGGTCAGggctcggtgctttcactgtagggtcctgagttcaatccctggttgggaactaagatcccacaagccgcgcggcagagccaaaaaaagaaaagaaacaaaaatgaacttcTTTGATGTTTGCAGTGGGAGGGTGAGCAGCTCCTGGCTTGTGGCATTTGGAATGGGCATCTAGCAtagccctcctccacccccatgcccattttatagatgcaaaTTGGCTAACTGATGCAGGACTGCGATTTCTGCTCCACAACCTCTCCCGTGACAGCTGCCAAGGTGGATTGGGTTTGGTGACGGCGTCAGGGCAGGGCCTTCCTGCCACATGGCTGAGTCTGCGGACTCCCGGCTTGGAGGGAAGATTGGCATGTGCCTTCGTCCAACATTCAAAGGACACTTTTAACAGCAGTCCCCTCTTCATAGGAAAAGTTTGAACCTAAGCATTTTAACTATGAGCAGATTTGGGGACCTAAGACAAGCATCTGCCCTGCTCTTTCCAAAATGAACACCAAGTCAGCTGGAAGATTTGAAAGCGGCTTTCTGGAGTTTTTCCTGTAGTCAGCTATTCTTCCCCACAGATTTTTCTCATCATGTGATATTGCCTAGCCTACCTCCTCCATGTAAAATTGAGGTTTGGCTGCAGGGGACAAACCCCCATGCTGAAAACTCTCCATGCCTAACATCAAGCCATTGGCATTTCTGGTATGCTTTTCGAGGCAAATATGGTATGCTCACcccaagagaaagaacaaattccCTGAGAAACTTCTTTCCGGGGGAGCAAAACAGAGTTAAGCAGATGATGCAAATCTGCATTCTAGTGGGACAGGCAGACAAGAAaaggaggcagaagcagggctcTGACAGGTAAGCATGGGGGTTGGAGTAGGGGGTGCTGCAAAGAGGGCGGGGCCTAACCCAGGCCAAAGGTGCAGGAAAGGCTTTCGTGGAGGAAGAGTACACCTGATCTGAGGCTGGAGGGGTGAGTGGGAGTCGCTCAGTGGAGACGGGAGAGCAGCGTCCTGGCAGGGTCACTGGAGTATGCACGGATGCACATAGCAAGTACCAGGAGATGTGAGTCAGCCGGTTTGAAAGGAAGGTGGGAGCTGGGGAGTAATTAACGGCAACTCTGGAGAGGTGGATAGGGGTCCAGATCACTAAGGCGCTCATAGGTCATGCTGAAAGAGGAATACAGATTTTAACCTAGAGGTAGCTGGGAGCCATAGAAGGTCTCTAAGCAGGGGAGTAACATGATgagattttagaaaaatcactcttCCAGTCACGTGGAGGATAGAGCCAAGTGGGGGGAAATGCATCATACAAGCAGAGCGTTTCAGGAGAAACGCTTCAAGGAAAGCCACGCTTCTGCTGGGAAGTTCAAAGCCCCCTGCGGAAGGCAGTGGCCTTCAAACttgttttttattctctcttttgctCAAATGGAGCTTACCTCAGAGCCCCAGGTATAAAACTAAGTGCGGAGCCGCTCACGTGAAGCTGGGTTGGGACCTCTCCCCCCCATCCCGTGCCCCTGTCTTAGACCGGCGGGGGTCGCACAGTGGCCCCGGGAGCAAAATTGCCAAAACTGCTGGCCTGGTGAAAAGTGCTCAGCCTAACCTGGGTTCCGAAACCCGCTACTGAttagtgaccttgagcaaatcactcacctctgagctgcagtttcctcatcagtaaaatgggaacaatacaAGCTCCCTTGCATGGTTCTTCTGATGATTCGAGAAAATACATATGCAACGCCTAGCAACGCTGCAGGACACgtaggaaatagaaaataacagagAATGTATTTATTAACAAATTTATTGAAGGATTTACTAACAAATAACTTCTTGCTTGGAAAAATTAAGGTACTCTACTTTATCTGCTAGGGTAGCCCAGGAGGGATCTTGTGGTTACCTGAATTATCCCACCTCTAAAATGTGTCCACATTGATTGCAAATTATTTTCCCTCTGTACTAGATGAGTGGCTGCTCCTCAAAGGAGATATTGGTTCCTCTGCTGATGTCTTCACAGCCTACACACTTTTACTTTAGACAAAATCGACACAAGCCGACTTACCTTGTTCTCAGCCCACAGAAGAAGTAAAAGCAGTAACTTAGTAAGTAATTGCCCACCAACTATTAAATAGGTTAGATATTATTTCCAGATAAAGTCATAAACTGGAGTCAGGGCTAAACCTGAAATCCTCTGAAGAGAATAAAAGCACACAAGTCGATCCGTCTCTTGACCCTGTTATCTGTAGAAATGCCCCCTCCCATCCCAGCCAACATACCCTGCATTCCACACCCAgcctctctgttttctctctttctgttcaTTTCTGTCTCCTTTCAAGATGTAACTCATGCTCTCAAGCCCGCCTCCTCCCACAGCCTAATTCCATCAGTTGTCCCTCTCCTGTATCTTGGAGCTCACCCTCAGTTTAGTTCAGTGCAATAAacgtttgttgagcacctactaggagCCAGGCTCTTTGGGTGACAAACACTTCCCAGCCAAGCTTTTCTACAGGGAGGTCTCCTCCCTTAACATCTCCACTTCCTCAGCTCTTAATCACTCCTATGCATTCTGGTTTCTGCCTCTATCATCCCAGCACAGCTGCTTCCACAAAGGTCTCCCACAAAGGTCTCCCACGATGACCTCCCGTCTGCCAAATGCAAGTCCTTACCTTTGTTCACTTCTTGGCAGCACTGGCCAAAGTGGGCTACTTCCTCCTCCTTGAAACTCTCTTCTCTAATCTTCCATGACCTTCTATGGCTTTAGTTGCTGGCACTTACCAGGTTGAAGTCATGGAAAGTTCACTCTACATTCTCTCCCTAAGTCATTTCATCCCTTCCCCActcacccctgcccccaactctgctccagccacacagtccttgctgttcctcaaaagAGCCTTGTTCTCCTGAACTCTGGGATTCCTACATGCTGTTCCCTGTCCAGAAACACTCTTCCCTCTATTCCTTGCTCCCTTTCACCTGGCCTACTCCCACTCATCCTTCAAATGtcagtttaaatgtcacctccttgggGAAGTCTTCTCTGACCCTCAGGCTAGGTTAGAACTGTACCTTTTCTAATCCTTATCACACTTGAGAAGTTATTCATGCAGTTATTAGATGAATATCTCCCCTGCCCCACTAGACataaattccatgagggcaggaaccaagTCCGTCTCATTCACCACCTTATCCCTAGTTCCTGGTAGATGGAAGGAGCTCAATAAATTGGCAATGGAATCACAGATTTGACCTCAAAAGCACAAGAagcaaaagaatagataaattggacttcatcaaaattaaaaactttggagCCTGAAAGGAAActactaaaaaagtaaaaagacagcccacaaaatgggagaaaatatttgcaaacatgtATCtcataagggtctagtatccagaatatataaagaactcctacaactcaacagcaaaagtataaaaaacctgatttaaaaacaagcaaaggacttgaatagacacttctcagAAGATATGCAAATAGCCAACAAGCAGAGGAAAATGTGCTCAACCCCATTAGTTGCTAGGGAAACGCGAGTCAAATCcagaatgagataccacttcacatccactaggatgactATCGTCAAAAAGtcagatgagggcttccctggtggcgcagtggttgagagtccgcctgccgatgcaggggacacggattcatgccccggtccgggaggatcccacatgttgcggagcggctggccctgtgagccatggacgctgagcctgcgcgtcaggccacaacagtgagaggcccgcgttccgcaaaaaaaaaaaacaaacaaacaaaaaaaccaaagtcaGATGATaacaagcattggtgaggatatagagaaattggaacactcctattttgctggtaggaatgtaaaatgatacagtcactttggaaactagtctggcagttcctcaaaagttaaacacagagttaccatacgtaatactgtgatttataataaaaaacatatatttggtcttcaaccccattcctggcacagagctcctaaagccCTTGGAATTTCCTCTGATAAGAGTGATAAAGGTGTCTCTTGTATGTTAATAAGGTGATTTTGGGGAAAGCCCTTAGGTAACCTAAGGTTAGGAACTGGCTGCCAGGGGAAGCAAAGGCCACAGGAGAGGGGTGGAACTTTCAGTATAACCCCCCTCCACCCTTTGcaaggagagaggggctggaggctgaaTCAGTCATTGGCCAGTGTTTTAATCAGTCATTCCTATGTAATGAAGCTTCCATCAAAACCCAAAGGACAGGGCCCAGGGttcagagcttccaggttggtaaatacatggagatttggggagtGTGGCACCttcagagagggcatggaagctcttaACCCTTTCttcataccttgccctatgcaactcttccatctggctcttcctggattacatcattttataataaactggtgatctagtaagtaggatgtttctctgagttctgtgagccactctagcaaatgaATTGAACCCAAGGAGTGGGTCTTAGGATCCTCTGATTTACAgtcagtcagaagtacaggtaacaacctggacttgcaactGGCATATGTGAAACCCGAGGGGTGTGGTAGTTGGAACCTCCGATCTGTAGCCcatcagtcagaagcacaggtgacagctTGTGACAAGCATCTGAAAGGGGAGGGGGCGAgggacagtcttgtgggactgaacccTGAACCTTTGGAATCTGATGCTGTCTACatgtagtgtcagaattgagttgaattgtaggacactcagctggtgtTGGAAAACTGCTCCTTGTTAGTGTGAGGGAACTTCCCGCCACTGGAATTGGTACCAGAACCTATTTACCATACGActgagcaattccactcctaaggtatctaggtatttacccaagagaaatgaaaacataagcttatatgtgaatgttcatagcaatgttattcataatagccaaaagatggaaacaaccccattgtctatcaacagaggaatagataaacaaaatgtgatgtagccatacaatggaatcttatcCAGCCATGAAAacgaatgaagtactgattcaagatacaacatggatgatcctTGAAGACAtgcgctaagtgaaataagccagtcaccaaagaccacatattatatgattccatttatatgaaatgtccagaacaggcaaatccgtaagagacagaaaggagattaatggttgcttagggctgaagaggatgggggatgggggtgggggtgggtgatagctaaagggtaggaaatttctttatttttaatcatttttttattgggacttcccaggcggtccaagtggttaagactctgcacttgcaCGGCAGGGGgaatgggttcaatccctgattggggaactaagatcctgcatgcagtggggcacggccaaaaaaaaaatcatttttaaaaattgaagtatagttaatttacaatgttgtgttagtttcaggtatacagcaaagtgattcagatacatatattcttttccagattcttttccattataggttattacaagatattggatatCTTGTAATATCCAATACATTACAATATCCAGTGTAAtaacctgtgctatacagtaggtccttgttatctattttatgtataatagttgtgtatatgttaatcccaagctcctaatttctctcccctcccccatcctctggtttgttttctgtctctgtgagtctatttctgttttgtaaataagttcatttgtatctttttaaaatttttttaatttttttatttttgcggtacgcctctcactgctgtggcctctcccgttgcggagcacaggctccggacgcacaggctcagcggccatggctcacgggcccagctgctccgcggcatgtgggatcttcccggaccagggctcaaactcatgtccccagCATTCGCAGgggtattcttaaccactgcaccaccagggaagcccctacagactttttaataatggccattctgactggtgtgaggtgatgcctcattgtagttttgatttgtgtttctctaaaaattattgatgttgagcatcttttcatgtgcctgttggccatctgtatgtcttctttggagaaatgtctatttaggtcttctgcccatttttttattggttgttttcttttttggtattgagctgtatgaactgttagtatattttggaaattaatcccttgtcagtagcatcatttgcaaatattttctcctagtcggtaggttgtcttttcattgtttatggcttcctttgctgtgcaaaaccttttaagtttaattaggtcccatttgtttatttctggttttattgccattactctaggagacagatccaaaaaatattgctgtgatttatgtcaaagagtgttctgcgtatgttttcctctaggagttttatagtatccagtcctacatttaggtcttcaatccattttgagttttttttaaattttgagtttattttttgtatatggtattagagaatgttctaatttcattcgtttacatgtagctgtccattattcccagcaccacttactgaggagactgtcttttctccattgtatattcttgcctcccgtgtcatagattaattgaccataagcacatgggtttctttctgggctttctatcggcaatttcttttctttttttaaacatatttattggggtataattgctttacaatggtgtgttagtttctgctttataacaaagtgaatcagttatacatatacatatgttcccatatctcttccctcttgcatcttcctccctcccaccctcc from Phocoena phocoena chromosome X, mPhoPho1.1, whole genome shotgun sequence encodes the following:
- the SOWAHD gene encoding ankyrin repeat domain-containing protein SOWAHD; amino-acid sequence: MAEPRGAAKPAPKASFAPTELSLRSAPQPRPSRVDTVSLGRYRGNATASREPPFHGSVMPSGTVSGRRRGALRELLGLQGAAPAGWLSEERPEEQSPGGPNAPSGSRLCLEPREHAWILAAAEGRFEALQELLEVEPGLLLRGDPITGYTVLHWLAKHGRHEELILVHDFAQRRGLRLDVSAPGSGGLTPLHLAALQGHDMVVKVLVGALGADPTRRDHSGHRACHYLRPDAPWSLRELSGAEDWETAGGSERNNANNNSSGGGAACTPRRAPSAVGAPVVETTARAAAAPAKGKDSVGRRVAQIQGLLRHMFPFFQDR